A region of Triplophysa dalaica isolate WHDGS20190420 chromosome 18, ASM1584641v1, whole genome shotgun sequence DNA encodes the following proteins:
- the gcn1 gene encoding eIF-2-alpha kinase activator GCN1 isoform X1, with amino-acid sequence MAADTQGQVSDTLKRFAVKVTTSSVKERKEVLGELKECVKGKDLPEPVIKGLCKLFYLTLHRYKDAASRRALLSVIEVLVESQPDAMATNLPSGLLSCGVVSKGVMPGKSTASAACCALPWTCLIVWTVFPTPDRREGSNWKKLIEVQSLLFAEAVGGASKNALKSIIKRFNRLWKENPGLVDQYMSCLLSLDQNSVSLPLLGLCVDFCTSQKDINTINKHKEALLDLYMKTVLMSRTRPHQHILEKSGSILRHVSHSEFKEHLLPTLQKALLRSPENSIHTISSMLASLTLDLSQYSLDIGKGIASQLKANNPELMEKSVEALENLAHQCSDGSAVQDLVKHLFSILGGSEGKLTVVAQKMSVLSGIGSCSHHAVSGSSSQSLSCSVTVMFTPYLQQEVHEGTLVHAVSVLSQWTDRLTLEVPSELRAWFKKAFTLKTSTSMVRHAYLQAMLGAFKGDTLSQAVDFLPLLIQTVEKAAAQNTQHTLLSEAVAAAVLLCRLSLLDSVSEAKLTSFWNLILDEKKPLFNTEKFQSQASEEALCTVLQLCERLFLDQPQRLTDSKSQMYHQAAVAALLSRLWRVRKHAQQTVKKLVSSLGGYGLAHGLLGELRVVINKHKILPSDVLQTETGELTEIGRSYVAPRTMLDALRVICSAAAKWDDKAEAEKLALDILIVTHHPSVVAVRSELWPCLLSIMKIEAVEFIDRHMEVILPRLLDTNADNRAVQNAVGSLSVLSPTHLLPRVMDHVTQRLSNPALRLVTRQEYAIMQTPEGELYDKSIIMSAQQESTKKANMKRENKAYSYKEQIIELELQEEIRKKKGIKEEIQLSSKQKEMMQNQLEKESSVRKRLQELDMELLCAVGLLEASVARRPSLIWIHLPEVVQVLLPLLQSPLAAPHVKEVFLNAGICLMPKELNSLAVLVGQVTLRQLKPECELDPAWAQEDLNTATQRTILLLHTHTVPQRESKTGSDVCALPAPAFSFCFPLLQTVLSQSSGSSEESELMMIHVLQIINTHAQLRAQSNDNDVLIDENGPELLPRVQMLELLTKVIGTSTPRLQVLASGCLTALCTSAGGQMGCALAEQPEIDVLLDALLSSCFSVRDAALRGLLEMEMALPTDGSDASGLNVLRRLWVAKFDVEEQGRVLAEKIWETLCLELVSDLCPLLIEDVIHHVEDVRSAGAEALSIAISQYKDQSTTVLSRLTELYHQKLFRPPPVLDALGRVISESPPDQWEARCGIALALNKLAQHLDESQVTPVFLFFVPDALNDRHPEVRRCMLDAALSALNTHGKDNVNSLLPVFEEFLKSAPQNASYDSVRQSVVILMGSLAKHLDKSDPKVKPIVAKLITALSTPSQQVQESVASCLPPLVPAIKEDAGGMVKKLLELLLESDKYAERKGAAYGLAGLVKGLGILSLKQQEIMSTLTDAIQDKKNARRREGALFAFEMLCNMLGKLFEPYVVHVLPHLLLCFGDGNQYVREASDDCAKAVMRNLSAHGVKLVLPSLLVALEEESWRTKAGSVELLGAMAYCAPKQLSSCLPNIVPKLTEVLTDSHVKVQKAGQQALRQIGSVIRNPEILAITPILLDALTDPSHKTHHCLQMLLDTKFVHFIDAPSLALIMPIVQRAFQDRSTDTRKMAAQIIGNMYSLTDQKDLSPYLPSVIPGLKTSLLDPVPEVRTVSAKALGAMVKGMGESSFEDLLPWLMETLASEQSSVDRSGAAQGLAEVMASLGVEKLDKLMPDVVQTASKVDIASHVRDGYIMMFIYLPLTFGERFTPYVGPIIPCILKALADENEYVRDTALRAGQRIISMYAETAIALLLPELEQGLFDDLWRIRFSSVQLLGDLLFHISGVSGKMTTETASEDDNFGTAQSNKAIIGALGAERRNRVLSGLYMGRSDTQLVVRQASLHVWKIVVTNTPRTLREILPTLFTLLLGFLASTCSDKRTIAARTLGDLVRKLGEKILPEIIPILEEGLRSDKSDERQGVCIGLSEIMKSTSKDAVLVFSESLVPTVRKALCDPLEEVREAAAKTFEQLHTTIGHQALDDILPALLKQLEDEGTSEFALDGLKQVMAVKSRSVLPYLVPKLTAPPVNTRVLAFISVVAGDALTRHLVVILPALLSSLKDKLGTEEGLQELSNCQTVILSVEDEVGRRIVIEHLLESTRGADAGLRQASVTILNAYFSRTRLDYSAHTRTVLSGLMRLMNDTNPEVLSQSWDTINSITKKLDAGSQLALIDDLHRDIRSAAAEVKGQHLPGFCLPKKGVTCILPVLREGVLTGSPEQKEEAARALGGVIKLTSAEALRPSVVNITGPLIRILGDRFACSVKSALLEALTLLLAKVGIALKPFLPQLQTTFLKALQDSGRAVRLRAAEALGQLVSIHTKVDPLFTEQLAAIRNAEDSGVRETMLQALRFVIQGAGSKVDPAIRKNIITILLGMLGHDEDATRMASAGCVGELCAFLTEEELKSVLQQHVLADVSGVDWMVRHGRSVALAIAVKSAPAQLYSEEYRSTVLEAVLSSATADRIPIACSGIRAMGYLMKHQLCSEGGEAISPRIVTQFVKCLQNQSSDIRLVTERVLWWVFKEAETPALEPNLVKPVIKALLDNTKDKNTSVRAQSEHTLVSILRLRQGESGMQSISVILDSASNELLSDCYRRSLKKISGLPDSNEEIDDTILT; translated from the exons ATGGCGGCGGACACGCAG GGTCAGGTTTCAGATACACTGAAGAGGTTTGCTGTGAAAGTCACGACGTCCAGCGTCAAAGAGCGTAAAGAAGTTCTTGGAGAGCTGAAAGAATGTGTGAAAGGAAAAG ATCTTCCTGAGCCGGTCATCAAAGGCCTGTGCAAACTCTTCTATCTCACCCTACATAGATACAA AGATGCTGCGTCCAGACGAGCGTTGCTCTCGGTCATCGAGGTGCTGGTGGAGTCGCAGCCGGACGCCATGGCAACCAACCTTCCCTCTGGCCTGCTGAGCTGTGGGGTGGTCAGCAAGGGCGTGATGCCAGG GAAGAGCACGGCGTCGGCTGCCTGCTGCGCCCTGCCCTGGACCTGTCTGATCGTCTGGACCGTCTTCCCTACCCCAGACAGAAGAGAAGGATCCAACTGGAAAAAACTG ATTGAGGTTCAGAGTTTGCTGTTTGCAGAGGCGGTGGGCGGAGCTTCAAAGAACGCTCTCAAGTCTATCATCAAACGCTTTAACAGACTGTGGAAGGAG AACCCGGGTCTGGTGGATCAGTACATGAGCTGTTTGCTGAGTTTGGATCAAAACAGTGTTTCTTTGCCTCTCCTGGGCTTGTGTGTGGATTTCTGCACATCACAGAAAGACATCAACacgatcaacaaacacaag GAGGCTCTGTTGGATCTCTATATGAAGACCGTTCTCATGAGCAGGACCAGACCGCACCAGCACATACTG GAGAAGAGCGGCTCGATTCTGCGTCACGTGTCTCACTCGGAgtttaaagaacatttgttGCCCACCCTACAGAAAGCTCTACTGCGCAGCCCTGAGAACTCCATACACA CTATCTCCTCCATGTTGGCGTCTCTGACTCTTGACCTCAGTCAGTACTCGCTGGACATCGGGAAGGGCATCGCTA gtcaGCTGAAGGCAAATAATCCTGAGTTGATGGAGAAATCAGTGGAAGCGCTGGAGAATCTGGCCCATCAGTGCAGTGACGGCAGTGCTGTTCAGGACCTGGTCAAACATCTCTTCAGCATCCTCGGAG GTTCAGAAGGAAAGCTCACTGTTGTTGCCCAAAAGATGAGCGTTCTCTCAG GAATCGGAAGTTGCAGTCATCACGCCGTGTCTGGTTCGTCCTCTCAGTCTCTGAGCTGCAGCGTGACTGTGATGTTCACCCCGTACCTGCAGCAGGAAG TCCACGAGGGGACGCTGGTACATGCGGTGTCTGTGTTATCTCAGTGGACGGACCGCTTGACTCTGGAGGTCCCATCGGAGCTTAGAGCATGGTTTAAAAAAGCCTTCACGCTCAAGACCTCAACGTCTATGGTGCGCCACGCGTACCTGCAGGCCATGCTCGGGGCTTTCAAAG GTGACACGCTCAGTCAGGCGGTCGACTTCCTCCCTCTCCTCATCCAAACGGTGGAGAAAGCTGCCGCCCAGAACACCCAGCATACACTGCTGTCAGAGGCGGTGGCCGCCGCCGTGCTGCTCTGTCGTCTCTCTTTGCTGGACTCTGTGTCTG aagcGAAGCTGACGTCCTTTTGGAATCTGATTCTGGATGAGAAGAAGCCTCTCTTCAACACAGAGAAGTTTCAATCTCAGGCCAGCGAGGAAG CTCTCTGTACCGTCCTGCAGCTTTGTGAGAGACTGTTCCTGGACCAGCCACAGAGACTCACCGACAGCAAATCACA AATGTATCATCAGGCCGCTGTGGCGGCTCTTCTGTCACGTCTGTGGCGTGTGCGCAAACATGCTCAACAGACAGTGAAGAAGCTCGTCTCCTCTCTGGGAGGCTACGGCCTGGCCCACGGCCTTCTGGGAGAACTGCGTGTGGTCATCAACAAACACAAG ATTCTGCCGTCAGATGTTCTTCAGACAGAAACGGGGGAGCTGACCGAGATCGGACGCTCTTACGTGGCTCCTCGGACCATGCTGGACGCTCTGAGAGTGATCTGCTCAGCTGCGGCCAAGTGGGACGACAAGGCGGAAGCTGAAAAACTGGCCCTGGATATTCTCATCGTTACCCATCATCCCTCTGTCG TGGCCGTGAGGTCTGAGTTATGGCCGTGTCTCCTCTCCATTATGAAGATAGAAGCTGTTGAATTCATTGACAGACATATGGAGGTCATTCTACCTCGCCTGTTGGATACAAACGCAGACAATCGG GCTGTTCAGAACGCTGTAGGCTCTCTGTCGGTTCTGTCCCCCACCCACCTACTGCCACGAGTTATGGATCATGTGACCCAGCGATTGTCCAATCCTGCGCTGAGGCTGGTGACACGTCAGGAATATGCAATCATGCAAACGCCGGAGGGTGAACTGTATGACAAGAGCATCATCATGAG CGCACAGCAGGAGAGCACAAAGAAAGCCAACATGAAGCGAGAGAATAAGGCGTATTCCTACAAAGAGCAGATCATAGAGCTGGAGCTGCAGGAG GAAATAAGGAAGAAGAAGGGAATCAAAGAGGAGATTCAACTAAGCAGCAAACAGAAGGAGATGATGCAGAACCAGCTTGAGAAGGAGTCCAGTGTCCGCAAGAGACTACAGGAG TTGGACATGGAGTTGCTGTGTGCAGTTGGTCTGTTAGAAGCTTCTGTGGCTCGTCGTCCGTCTCTGATCTGGATTCATCTTCCAGAAGTTGTGCAGGTTCTTCTGCCCCTCCTTCAGTCTCCTCTGGCTGCTCCTCATGTCAAAGAGGTCTTTCTGAACGCCGGCATCTGTCTGATGCCTAAAGAACTCAACTCTCTGG CGGTTCTTGTGGGTCAGGTGACTTTGCGACAGCTGAAGCCGGAGTGCGAGCTGGACCCCGCATGGGCACAAGAAGATCTGAACACAGCGACCCAGCGCACCATCTTactgctgcacacacacacagtacctCAAAGAGAGAGCAAAACCG GCTCAGATGTTTGCGCCCTGCCGGCACCGGCGTTCTCCTTCTGCTTCCCGCTGCTGCAGACCGTGTTGAGTCAGAGCAGCGGATCATCTGAAGAGTCCGAACTGATGATGATACACGTGCTGCAGATCATCAACACGCACGCGCAGCTGCGAGCACAGTCTAATGACAATGACGTGCTTATAGATGAG AACGGTCCAGAGCTGCTGCCCAGAGTTCAGATGCTGGAGCTCTTGACCAAAGTGATCGGCACATCCACACCACGCCTTCAG GTTCTGGCTTCAGGCTGTTTGACGGCTCTGTGTACCAGTGCTGGAGGACAGATGGGCTGCGCTCTCGCCGAACAGCCTGAGATTGACGTTCTGCTGGACGCGCTTCTGTCTTCATGTTTCTCTGTGAGAGACGCGGCGCTGCGG GGTCTGTTGGAGATGGAGATGGCGTTACCCACGGACGGCTCGGACGCCAGCGGTCTGAATGTGCTGAGGAGACTGTGGGTGGCTAAattcgatgtggaggagcagggCAGAGTTCTGGCTGAGAA GATCTGGGAGACTCTGTGTCTGGAGCTCGTGTCTGATCTCTGTCCGCTTTTGATCGAGGACGTCATCCATCACGTGGAGGATGTGAGGTCGGCGGGCGCGGAGGCTCTTTCCATTGCCATCAGCCAATACAAGGACCAATCTACCACGGTTCTGAGCCGGCTCACCGAACTCTACCATCAGAAACTCTTC AGACCTCCTCCAGTTCTTGATGCTCTTGGACGTGTCATTTCTGAATCTCCGCCGGACCAGTGGGAGGCCAG GTGTGGGATTGCTCTGGCTCTTAACAAACTGGCTCAGCACCTGGATGAGAGTCAGGTGACACCTGTCTTCCTGTTCTTCGTGCCAGACGCTCTGAATGACAGACACCCAGAGGTTCGCCGATGCATGCTGGATGCTGCACTGTCCGCCCTCAACACGCACGGCAAG GACAACGTGAACTCTCTGCTACCGGTGTTTGAGGAGTTCCTAAAGAGCGCCCCGCAGAACGCCAGCTACGATTCTGTGCGACAGAGCGTGGTCATTCTCATGGGTTCACTGGCCAAACACCTGGACAAGAGCGACCCGAAAGTTAAACCCATCGTGGCTAAGCTGATCACGGCCCTTTCTACACCCTCACAGCAG GTCCAGGAGTCAGTGGCGAGTTGTTTGCCGCCTCTGGTTCCAGCTATAAAGGAAGACGCTGGTGGGATGGTGAAGAAACTTCTGGAGCTCCTGCTTGAGAGTGATAAATATGCAGAGCGGAAAGGTGCCGCGTACGGGCTGGCCGGTCTGGTCAAAGGTCTGGGAATCCTGTCGCTCAAACAGCAGGAAATCATGAGCACTTTGACTGACGCTATTCAGGATAAGAAGAACGCCAGACGCAGAGAGG GAGCTCTGTTTGCCTTCGAGATGTTGTGTAACATGCTGGGGAAGTTATTCGAGCCGTACGTGGTGCATGTTCTTCCTCACCTCCTCCTGTGTTTCGGGGATGGGAATCAGTACGTCAGAGAG GCTTCAGACGATTGTGCCAAAGCCGTGATGAGGAACCTGAGCGCTCATGGTGTGAAGCTGGTCCTGCCTTCTCTGCTGGTGGCTCTGGAGGAGGAGTCCTGGAGAACCAAAGCAG GTTCTGTGGAGTTATTGGGTGCGATGGCTTATTGCGCCCCTAAGCAACTCTCCTCGTGTCTGCCGAACATCGTGCCCAAACTGACCGAGGTTCTGACGGACTCTCATGTAAAGGTCCAGAAGGCCGGTCAGCAAGCTCTCCGACAGATCGGCTCGGTCATCCGTAACCCTGAGATTCTGG CGATCACGCCCATCCTGCTGGACGCTTTGACGGACCCGTCTCACAAGACGCATCACTGCCTACAAATGCTGCTGGACACGAAGTTTGTGCACTTCATAGACGCTCCATCTCTGGCTCTGATCATGCCCATCGTTCAGAGAGCGTTTCAGGATCGATCCACCGACACACGCAAGATGGCTGCACAGATCATAGGAAACATGTACTCGCTCACCGACCAGAAG GATTTGTCTCCATATCTTCCCAGTGTGATTCCAGGACTGAAAACGTCTCTGTTGGATCCTGTGCCAGAG GTACGAACCGTCTCTGCTAAAGCTTTGGGTGCTATGGTGAAAGGGATGGGTGAGTCCAGCTTTGAGGATCTTCTGCCGTGGCTCATGGAGACGCTGGCTTCAGAACAGAGCTCTGTGGACCGCTCCGGTGCAGCTCAAG GTCTGGCTGAGGTGATGGCATCACTCGGTGTGGAGAAGCTTGATAAACTCATGCCTGACGTGGTGCAGACGGCCAGTAAAGTGGACATCGCCTCTCACGTCAGAGATGGATACATCATGATGTTTATATACCTCCCGCTCACGTTTGGAGAGAGATTCACCCCGTATGTTGGACCCATCATCCCCTGTATCCTGAAG GCTCTGGCCGATGAGAACGAATATGTGAGAGACACAGCTCTGCGCGCAGGTCAGCGTATCATCAGCATGTACGCTGAGACCGCCATCGCTCTCCTGCTGCCAGAGCTGGAGCAGGGTCTGTTTGATGATCTATGGAGGATCAg ATTCAGCTCGGTGCAGTTGCTAGGAGACCTGCTGTTCCACATCTCCGGTGTATCGGGCAAGATGACAACAGAGACGGCATCAGAGGACGACAATTTTGGCACAGCCCAGTCCAACAAG GCTATTATTGGAGCGCTGGGTGCCGAGAGGAGGAACCGTGTGCTTTCCGGGCTCTACATGGGCCGCTCGGACACACAGCTGGTGGTGAGGCAGGCGTCTCTTCACGTGTGGAAGATCGTGGTGACAAACACGCCCCGCACGCTGCGTGAAATCCTGCCCACCCTCTTCACGTTGCTCCTGGGGTTCCTGGCCTCCACCTGCTCGGACAAAAGAACG ATCGCTGCTCGTACTCTGGGTGATCTGGTTAGGAAACTGGGCGAGAAGATCCTGCCCGAGATCATTCCCATCCTGGAGGAGGGTCTGCGCTCGGACAAGAGCGACGAGAGACAGGGCGTGTGTATCGGCCTCAGCGAGATCATGAAGTCGACCAGCAAAGACGCA gTTCTGGTGTTCTCCGAGTCTCTGGTCCCCACCGTACGGAAGGCTCTGTGTGATCCTCTGGAGGAGGTCCGAGAAGCGGCAGCGAAAACCTTTGAGCAGCTTCACACAACCATCGGTCACCAGGCGCTCGATGACATCCTGCCCGCGCTGCTCAAGCAACTG GAGGATGAAGGGACGTCTGAGTTTGCGCTGGACGGACTGAAGCAGGTCATGGCCGTGAAGAGTCGCTCGGTTCTGCCTTACTTGGTACCTAAG CTGACGGCTCCTCCTGTGAACACTCGTGTCCTGGCCTTCATCTCAGTGGTGGCCGGAGACGCCCTGACGCGCCATCTCGTTGTGATTCTGCCCGCGCTGCTCTCCTCTCTCAAAGACAAGCTGGGAACAGAAGAAGGACTGCAG GAGCTGAGTAACTGTCAGACGGTCATTCTGTCTGTAGAGGATGAAGTCGGGCGAAGAATAGTCATCGAACATCTTCTTGAATCCACCCGAGGAGCAGACGCGGGGCTGAGGCAGGCGTCCGTCACCATCCTCAACGCCTACTTCTCTCGCACGCGGCTGGATTACAGCGCTCACACGCGTACGGTGCTGTCCGGACTCATGCGTCTCATGAACGACACCAATCCAGAAGTGCTCAGCCAGAGCTGGGACACCATCAACTCCATCACCAAG AAACTGGATGCTGGCAGTCAGCTGGCTCTGATCGATGACTTGCACCGAGACATCCGTTCAGCTGCCGccgaggtcaaaggtcaacacTTGCCTGGCTTCTGTCTGCCTAAGAAG GGCGTGACCTGCATTCTCCCTGTGCTCCGAGAAGGCGTGCTGACAGGAAGTCCAGAGCAGAAAGAGGAGGCGGCCCGTGCACTGGGAGGAGTCATTAAGCTGACATCAGCGGAGGCGCTCCGCCCCTCTGTGGTCAACATCACCGGACCGCTCATCCGTATCCTTGGAGACCGTTTCGCGTGTAGCGTGAAGTCGGCTCTGTTAGAAGCGCTCACTCTGCTGTTGGCCAAGGTGGGCATCGCTCTGAAGCCCTTCCTTCCGCAGCTCCAGACCACCTTCCTGAAGGCGCTCCAGGACTCCGGCCGGGCGGTGCGGCTCCGGGCGGCCGAGGCCCTGGGTCAGCTGGTCTCCATACACACTAAAGTAGATCCGCTGTTCACGGAGCAGCTGGCGGCCATACGCAACGCAGAGGACTCGGGAGTCAG GGAGACCATGTTACAAGCCCTTCGCTTTGTCATCCAAGGTGCCGGGTCAAAGGTCGACCCCGCCATcagaaaaaacatcatcacaatACTGCTAGGCATGCTGGGACACGATGAG gacgCCACGCGCATGGCCTCTGCAGGGTGTGTTGGCGAGCTGTGTGCGTTTCTTACAGAAGAAGAACTCAAGAGCGTCTTACAGCAGCATGTTCTTG CGGACGTGTCAGGTGTGGACTGGATGGTGCGTCACGGACGGAGTGTCGCACTGGCTATCGCAGTGAAGTCTGCTCCTGCTCAGCTGTATTCGGAGGAGTACAGATCCACCGTTCTGGAGGCCGTGTTATCCAGCGCCACAGCCGATCGA ATTCCCATCGCCTGCAGCGGCATCAGGGCCATGGGTTACCTGATGAAACACCAGCTCTGCTCGGAAGGAGGAGAGGCCATCTCACCCCGTATCGTCACGCAGTTTGTAAAG TGTCTGCAGAACCAGTCGAGTGATATTCGTTTGGTGACGGAGCGAGTGCTGTGGTGGGTGTTTAAGGAGGCGGAGACTCCCGCTCTAGAACCCAACCTGGTGAAACCGGTCATCAAAGCCCTGCTGGACAACACCAAAGACAAGAACACCAGCGTCAGAGCCCAGAGCGAACACACGTTGGTCAGTATACTGCGACTGCGCCAGGGAGAGAGCGGCATGCAG AGCATCAGCGTGATCTTGGACTCGGCCAGTAATGAGCTTCTGTCAGATTGTTACAGAAGATCCCTGAAGAAGATCTCTGGCCTTCCTGACTCCAATGAGGAGATCGATGACACCATCCTCACATGA